A stretch of DNA from Campylobacter concisus ATCC 51562:
TAAACGCAAACAACGTTAATTTCGCTCCTGCTTACGCTAAAGCTGCGTAAGTTCAGTTGAGCCTTGCTTAGTCTAATTCTAGCTAGGACAAAAGCAAGTAATTTAGCTAGAGTAGGCTCGTAAAGTGACTGCTTGCTAGCTGAAATTTTAGTCTTAGTCTAAATTTTGGTTTTGGAAAGTGAGCCTTTTTAGATGAAATTTTCACTTTTGCTAAGCGTGTAGAGGCTGTATACATTTTGTTTTTGGACAGGGGTTCGATCCCCCTCGCTTCCACCATTCTTTTTATTTACACTATAAATACAAAAATTTATCAGATAAATAGAATCTAAAAGAGTTCTTCTGACTCAAAATAATTTTGTGAAATATTTTGCTCTTTTTCATTAGTATTTACATGAAGCACATAATAGCCTATCTGTGTGTTGCTAGCGTCTATTAATGGTACCACGCAAAAGTAGTGCGTTTTATAAACGTAAAATTCATATTCTTTAAAATTAATATCACGCAAAAAACCTACAATATTTAAATTTGCACTGCTTAAATTTTCGATGTAGTAATCATTTAAAATTTGATTACTTGGAATGCTTTTACGAGATGGCATCTTGTCTTTTGCCAAAAGAACAAATAGATCAATTCCTTGCTTTTTAAAATAATTTCCAAGTGAGTCAAAATTTAACAAAACCTCGATGTTGCCAATAATTTTACCATCACGTATTACGTTTGAGACAGCCCTTATATGCGTTCCAGCATACCACGCCTCGATGCCGACCATGGGCTTGTTTTGATGCCTTGACTCTTGCACTAAAAACCTACTACTAGCGATCATATCGCCATATCTGTTTAGATCCCAACTCCTTACATAGCTTTTTAGATCTTTATCATAAATATGAAGCTTAATGTTGTTATACATCAATGCTGCGCCAAGGGTTTTGGTTAAATTTTCGATATTTTTTATACATTCATCGCGACTTTGCCCTAGCAAGCACATTTGTATAGACTCATTTTGAGCAAGCAAGGTAGAGATCGCCATTGATGAAAATTTCTCATCATCTATACTTTTATTAAGCTGTTTTACCTGGTAATCAAAAAAGACTCGCATATTATTTTGCATCTTTTCAGCCATATAAGAGCTATAAAGAAAGTAAAAAAGCCATCCAAGTACTATGATAAAGATAAAAACGATATAGACATTAAGATATTTTTTATATTTATTCAAAACTAGCCCTTAACTTTTCTTCTAAAAATTTTGCAAATTTATCAAATTCTGGTAATGCAAGCTCGCTTTTTCTTTTTGGATTAGCCCAAACACTATCTGGGAAAAATGCGTCATCACTAAATCTAGCAATGACATGAATATGCACGTGTGGCACGTAGTTTCCAAAGCTTGCAATGTTTATTTTGGTTGGTTTATAAAACTCAAGCATAGCCTTTTCGCTTATAAGCATCGCCTCAAAAAGCCTTGCCCTACTCGCTTCATCGCAATCGCTTAGCTCACGAAATGGCTTAATGGTAAAAATTTTTATCCATGGAAGTTCGTTGTCTTCACGCTCGATTTTTATAAATTTATCTTCATAGATCATATTTGTTCCTATTTTTATACGAAATTTCTCTCTCTTAAAAGCGTATAAAGCTTGATAGTCGAGATAAAAAATGTCACGATCGCTGGTCCAAGGATCACGCCCCAAAACCCAAATGTCGTGATACCTGCAAGCATCGCAAAGAATATAAGAAGCTCATTTATCTTTGTTGGTATTTTAACCAGCTTTGAGTTTATAAATTTAATAACAAGTGGTTTTAAAAGCGTATCAGCTGCAAATGAGATCACTACGATCGTATAAATTGCGATAGTTATCGCTGCTGCTGTGTTGCCATTTGCAAACTCATAAATACTAATAGGCGCCCATGCCAAAATACCGCCAACAACTGGAATAAGCGAAGCAAAGCTAAAAAAGATGCCAGTTAGCACGCCATCATAGCCGTAAAAGCTTGTGACAATAGCAAATAAAAAGCCTTGGATTATCATATTTGCAATGGTTGAGTAAAAAACGACACTCATCACGTTGCCAACTTCGCTTAAAATAGACTCTGTATCATCTTGCTTTAGCGGAAGTGCATATTTTAGATAGCTGATGAGTTCATTGCCATAAAGATTGCAAAAGAAGAAAAAGACCAAAATAATAATCATATCAACGCCAAATTTAAGGCTTAACTTACCCAGGCTTGCAAGATTTGCCGCAATTTGAGAAAAAAGCATTTTAATATCAAGTCCGCCGATAAATTCTTTTATCTTTGGCTCTAAAAAATTTATCGACTCAGGCATCCTAAAATCATAATTTTTGATAAATTCGATAGTCTTTGTGACATTGTTTATATCAAAGCCAGCTGCGTATTTTGCGATCTCAACTACCGCATAAAGAAGTGGGGCGATAAATAAGCAAAGAAGCACAGACGTGGTAAGAGCTGATGAAAGCGTCTTGCGGTTTTTAGTGAGCGATAAAAATGCGATTTGGACATTTGAAACCGCGACAGCAAGCAGTGCAGCGATAAAAATATCAAGCAGATATGGTTTAAAAAGATAGACCACTAAAGCCAAAGCACAAAGTACAAAAATTCCAAAAAATAGTCTATTGTTCATCTTGCTCCCTTAAAATGGGGTAATTATAGCAAATTTATCAAAGCTGCTCATTTGCTTCCCAAATTTGCTCAATCTCTTTGCCATCAAGCTTGCAAAGCTAGCAAGTACGGCTAGGCTTTTGGCATTTTTAGCATGCTACTGGCGCTTAGTAAATTTAGATAAATTTATAGTTTTACGCAAAATTTCTAGCTCAAAAGCTCCTACAAATTTAGACTTTTACGTGCACTGAAAATTTGCCCCGACGATCTCGCATTCATCACATATTTGAACATATATAGTTCCCTCGCCATCTACTAGACTTCCAAGAGGAATTTGTGCTAGATATTTCATGCTTTTGCTACATTTTGGACATTTTAAATACTCAGCATCTTGCTCCCACTGTGGATATCCACCAAGCAAAATTTCACTATCTATCATATACGAGTAGTGAGCGCAAACCTCGCTGGCTAGCTCAAAATTTTGCCCATCAAGCGTTGCCACAGCATCTCTTAAATAGTCCTCACTCTCACCCTCGCCTACTACCTCTGTTTGCACATTATTGCCATCATTTTGGCAAAAATACTGCACAAGGACAACGCATGTTGGGCAAAATTTAAGCACAGCATCGTTTTTAAGCTCTAGCCCAAGTCGCTTTAGACTCTCTTTTTTGATGGTGAATTCCAGCATCTCACCGCTACAAAATTTACATTTTTCATCGCTCAGTGCTTTAAATTTAACGTCTGCATCTGCGTTTTGGCTTGGCTCACATGTAAAACACCTATCAAAAACTAGGCTTTTTCTCTTACCACTCTCGTCAAAGCTCCAGCCAGCAACCTGAGCGTATGCATCAGTATCGACGTGAAGCTTTGCCTTCCAAGGCTTTGGCGCATTATAGAGCTTAAAAAATAGCTCCCTCACCACCTCATCGCCCTGCCATGCAAGTGCACAAAGGATGTGATTTATTTTTACGATATTTTCAGCGCCATTAAGCCTATTTATGAGCTCATCTCTCACGTCGCTTGGGGCGTTTTTGTAAATTTCAAATGGGTAGTATTCACGCTCTTTTGTCACTTCTCTTATTATCTGCTCGTCGCAAATGCCATGCAGGTAGAAAATATAGACAAGATCGCTATAAATTTCATCGTATTTGCCTATCTCATCTGTGTGAGCTAGGACATTTTTTAGCTTTTGTTTGATCTCATCTTCGCTTAAACCTTGATAAAACTCCAGCTTCTCTTTTTGCCTGCAATCATAGCAGATCCCATCAAAGTAAATCGTCCTTTGCTTGCACTTAGGACAAAGATGTGGCTCGCTCATTTTTGCTCCAAATTTAAATTTCGCTACTCAAAAAGCCCTTTTTCGATGTCGATCTTGACGTTAAAGGTCTCAAAGCACTTCGCACTAGCGATCCTGCCCTTTGCGGTGCGCTCGATAAAGCCATTTGCAAGCAGATATGGCTCGATGACGTCCTCAACCGTGCCCTCATCCTCGCTAAGTGCCGCTGCGATCGTGCTAAGTCCCATAGGACGGCGCCTTGCTTGCATCAAAATTTCTAAATACCTAATATCCATCTCGTCAAATCCAAGCGAATTTACCCCAAGCGCGTTAAGCCCCTCTTTTGCGCGCTCGTGGCTGATGATTAGCTCGTCATTTACCTCGGCAAAATCGCGAATTCGCTTTAATAGTCTAAGAGCGATCCTAGGCGTGGCACGTGAGCGTTTGGCGATCTCAAGCGAGGCGTTTTTGTCGCACTCTTTGCCAAGCTTGGCAGAGGCTATCTGCACGATACGGCTTAGCTCGCTGCTTGTGTAAAACTGCAGTCTAAAATCCATCCCAAAGCGGTCTCTTAAAGGCGCTGAGATCATGCCAGCACGCGTCGTTGCGCCAATAAGTGT
This window harbors:
- the ruvB gene encoding Holliday junction branch migration DNA helicase RuvB; this encodes MDRIVEIEKVSFENDFEVSLRPTKFEDYIGQEKIKQNLDVFIKAAKKRNECLDHVLFYGPPGLGKTTLAHIIANEMGVSIKMTAAPMIEKSGDLAAILTNLQEGDVLFIDEIHRLSPAIEEVLYPAMEDFRLDIIIGSGPAAQTIKIDLPKFTLIGATTRAGMISAPLRDRFGMDFRLQFYTSSELSRIVQIASAKLGKECDKNASLEIAKRSRATPRIALRLLKRIRDFAEVNDELIISHERAKEGLNALGVNSLGFDEMDIRYLEILMQARRRPMGLSTIAAALSEDEGTVEDVIEPYLLANGFIERTAKGRIASAKCFETFNVKIDIEKGLFE
- a CDS encoding HIT family protein; amino-acid sequence: MIYEDKFIKIEREDNELPWIKIFTIKPFRELSDCDEASRARLFEAMLISEKAMLEFYKPTKINIASFGNYVPHVHIHVIARFSDDAFFPDSVWANPKRKSELALPEFDKFAKFLEEKLRASFE
- a CDS encoding AI-2E family transporter translates to MNNRLFFGIFVLCALALVVYLFKPYLLDIFIAALLAVAVSNVQIAFLSLTKNRKTLSSALTTSVLLCLFIAPLLYAVVEIAKYAAGFDINNVTKTIEFIKNYDFRMPESINFLEPKIKEFIGGLDIKMLFSQIAANLASLGKLSLKFGVDMIIILVFFFFCNLYGNELISYLKYALPLKQDDTESILSEVGNVMSVVFYSTIANMIIQGFLFAIVTSFYGYDGVLTGIFFSFASLIPVVGGILAWAPISIYEFANGNTAAAITIAIYTIVVISFAADTLLKPLVIKFINSKLVKIPTKINELLIFFAMLAGITTFGFWGVILGPAIVTFFISTIKLYTLLRERNFV
- a CDS encoding cache domain-containing protein, with translation MNKYKKYLNVYIVFIFIIVLGWLFYFLYSSYMAEKMQNNMRVFFDYQVKQLNKSIDDEKFSSMAISTLLAQNESIQMCLLGQSRDECIKNIENLTKTLGAALMYNNIKLHIYDKDLKSYVRSWDLNRYGDMIASSRFLVQESRHQNKPMVGIEAWYAGTHIRAVSNVIRDGKIIGNIEVLLNFDSLGNYFKKQGIDLFVLLAKDKMPSRKSIPSNQILNDYYIENLSSANLNIVGFLRDINFKEYEFYVYKTHYFCVVPLIDASNTQIGYYVLHVNTNEKEQNISQNYFESEELF